The following proteins come from a genomic window of Candidatus Poribacteria bacterium:
- a CDS encoding tetratricopeptide repeat protein — MEYSEQLATSIYDRWRKLAVKSMKCCALVATVLVALMQVGCLSGSALRSGEKLVEQKDYPGAIEAYQSIVDTQPGTPQALQAQLAMGKLFIGQMNQPAEGVKAYEAIVAAAPKNDVAAEAYYELGMYYFREKDFKTSQTQFDAIINNFPNLELSHNAQLMLAKSFEEAKDFEQAVEVFDNFANRNPRSQRAALAIANKGRIQRQYLKNEEEAKRTYQSLVKRYGKVEGTEKEIEIAKQELTDLNARIPEPDDPLATQLDRAYAQRDARREMDRPRGGVERSRAMGNIDAQIADSGFGVSASEVMRNFGGQGGIAGDEQGTYYDAELMIANFFYGDESYRDAGALYFDAIARAEAASVKIDPYTYLRLSICYRKVGMHQRAKEVLKKAASRDGGVIDAVINTGRNHYTSESYEKAIETYNSVIGMARGKDSQIYWLLSLAHKKLGEPEKEREVLERSVAANTQNLDALQSLAEVLHYRLKDRKSAAIFQDLVDGKGDTYIGTKTLGDLTYKYGNYVQSRAKYRAAARTAKRLLNKSESKVEQQKLRNQVVYATILAARATYHLKKLEDAQKMIDELAAEYPDHALIPYGRGELALLNDDAETAVAEFKASMEKNPLSDIPLIALGDYYLSQGFDDDAIALWEGYLAENQYNQQVRRKLNKLKGEDAE, encoded by the coding sequence GTGGAATATTCGGAACAACTCGCAACCAGCATTTATGATCGCTGGCGAAAACTTGCTGTCAAAAGTATGAAGTGTTGCGCGCTCGTCGCTACTGTTTTGGTGGCGTTGATGCAAGTCGGTTGCCTATCCGGTAGCGCGCTGCGCTCTGGAGAAAAACTTGTTGAACAGAAAGACTATCCGGGTGCGATAGAGGCGTATCAGAGTATTGTGGATACCCAACCCGGCACCCCCCAAGCCCTTCAAGCACAACTTGCTATGGGTAAATTGTTTATTGGCCAGATGAATCAACCCGCAGAAGGTGTTAAAGCATACGAAGCGATCGTTGCCGCGGCGCCGAAAAATGATGTAGCCGCTGAGGCGTATTATGAACTCGGGATGTACTATTTCCGAGAAAAGGATTTTAAAACCTCTCAAACCCAATTTGACGCGATTATCAACAATTTTCCGAACCTTGAATTGAGCCACAACGCGCAACTGATGCTGGCGAAAAGTTTCGAAGAAGCGAAGGACTTTGAACAGGCGGTAGAGGTTTTCGATAACTTCGCAAACCGGAACCCGCGCAGTCAACGAGCGGCGCTCGCTATTGCTAATAAAGGACGCATCCAACGACAGTACCTCAAAAACGAAGAGGAAGCGAAACGCACGTATCAATCACTCGTTAAAAGATATGGGAAGGTCGAAGGTACTGAAAAAGAGATTGAGATAGCGAAACAGGAACTCACAGACCTCAACGCCCGTATTCCAGAGCCTGACGACCCACTGGCAACACAACTTGACAGAGCCTATGCGCAGCGAGATGCGAGACGTGAAATGGATCGACCGCGTGGGGGTGTTGAGAGAAGTCGCGCGATGGGAAATATCGATGCTCAAATCGCAGACTCTGGATTCGGGGTGAGTGCATCGGAGGTCATGCGGAATTTCGGCGGTCAAGGCGGTATCGCAGGTGATGAACAAGGCACTTACTATGATGCTGAGCTTATGATCGCTAACTTCTTCTACGGTGATGAAAGTTACCGGGACGCAGGGGCGTTATATTTCGATGCAATTGCCCGGGCAGAAGCAGCGAGTGTGAAGATCGACCCGTATACCTACCTCAGACTCTCGATTTGCTACCGAAAAGTCGGAATGCATCAGCGAGCGAAAGAGGTTCTCAAGAAAGCCGCAAGCCGAGATGGCGGGGTCATTGACGCCGTCATCAATACTGGGCGGAATCACTATACTTCCGAATCCTATGAGAAAGCCATAGAAACCTACAATTCTGTTATTGGAATGGCTCGGGGCAAGGATTCCCAGATTTACTGGTTACTCTCGTTGGCACATAAAAAGTTAGGTGAACCGGAGAAAGAGCGAGAGGTTCTTGAGCGATCTGTTGCAGCGAACACACAGAATTTGGATGCGTTGCAAAGCCTTGCCGAAGTCCTCCATTATCGGTTGAAGGATCGGAAATCTGCTGCAATTTTCCAGGATCTTGTTGATGGGAAAGGTGATACATACATCGGGACCAAAACACTTGGCGACCTTACCTACAAGTATGGAAATTATGTGCAATCCCGTGCCAAGTATAGAGCCGCCGCGCGGACGGCGAAACGGTTGCTCAACAAATCAGAAAGCAAGGTCGAGCAACAAAAACTTCGCAATCAGGTCGTTTATGCGACGATCCTCGCTGCGCGGGCAACCTACCACTTGAAAAAGTTGGAAGACGCGCAGAAAATGATAGATGAGTTGGCGGCAGAGTATCCCGACCACGCCTTAATCCCTTACGGTAGGGGTGAGTTGGCACTTTTAAACGACGATGCGGAAACCGCCGTTGCTGAATTCAAAGCATCGATGGAGAAGAACCCGCTTTCTGACATTCCGCTGATAGCCCTCGGTGATTACTATCTCTCACAAGGGTTTGATGACGACGCTATAGCCCTTTGGGAGGGGTACTTGGCGGAAAATCAATATAACCAGCAAGTCCGTCGCAAGCTTAATAAGTTGAAAGGTGAAGACGCGGAATAA